The genomic window CTAAACACACTAAGCCAAGTGCTGCTACACCTAACGGTGGTATAATTAAAAAAGAGGCTGCTCTTCATATTTCAAACGTTCAGTTGGTTGATCCAAAATCTGGTAAAACTACTCGTGTTGGCCGTAAATTAAACGCCGACGGAAAATTAGTTAGAGTTGCTAAAATTTCAGGGGAGGAAATCAAATAATGGCATACGTACCAAGATTAAAAAGCAAATATAAAGAGGAAATTGTTGGTGCTTTAAAGGATAAATTCCAATACAGCAGCGTAATGCAAGTTCCTAAGTTGTTGAAAATTTCAATCAACCAAGGTGTTGGTCGTTACTCGGTAGCTGACAAGAAAATCATTGATAGCTCTATCTTAGAATTATCTACCATTTCTGGTCAACAAGCTGTAGCTGCTAAATCTAAAAAAGATATCTCTAACTTTAAATTACGTAAAGGTATGCCAGTAGGTGTAAGAGTAACTTTACGTGATAACAACATGTTCGAGTTCTTAGATAGATTAATTTCAGTAGCTTTGCCTCGTATCCGTGATTTCAAAGGTATCAATGATAAAGGATTTGATGGAAAAGGTAACTACACTTTAGGTGTTACTGAGCAAATCATCTTCCCAGAGATCAACATCGATAAAATCAACAAGATTTTAGGTATGGACATTACTTTCGTAACTACTGCTACCACTGATGTTGAAGCATTGGAACTTTTAAAACAATTTGGATTACCATTTAAAAATCAAAAAACTGCAGAATAATGGCAAGAGAAGGTGTAAAAGCTCGCGAAATTAAACGCCAAAAATTAGTAGCTAAATATGCTGAGAAACGTGCAGCATTAAAAGCGGCTGGCGATTACGAAGCATTAGATAAATTACCTAAAAACTCTTCGGCAGTGCGTTTGCACAACCGTTGTAAGTTAACTGGTCGTCCTCGTGGTTACATGCGTACCTTTGGTATCTCAAGGGTAACATTCCGCGAAATGGCTTTAGATGGTAAGATACCAGGAGTTAGAAAAGCTAGCTGGTAATCAGAAAAAGTGATATAAGTTTTTGAGTTATAAGTTGTAAGTTGTATTTTTGCAGCCCTTACAGCTTATGGCTCATTAGCGTATAAGCTATTTAACAGAATATTAACCGATATTAGGTCCGGAAGTCGGCTGACGCGTACGGAAACCAGTATCACAATTCAATTCATAATGAATACAGATCCAATAGCGGATTATCTTACAAGATTAAGAAATGCTATCAAAGCAAATCACAGGATTGTAGAAATTCCAGCTTCTAACCTTAAAAAAGAAATTACTAAAGTTCTTTTCGACAAAGGTTACATTGCAAACTACAAGTTTGAAGACACAACTGCTCAAGGAGTAATCAAAATTGCGTTAAAATATAATGCAATCTCTAAAATCCCTGCAATCCGTACGTTAACTCGTATCAGCAAACCAGGTTTGAGACAGTATGCAGGCGTAGAAAATATGCCAAGAGTATTAAATGGTTTAGGTATCGCAATCTTATCTACTTCTAAAGGTGTAATGACTGATAAAGAAGCAGCCAAATTGAATATTGGTGGTGAGGTATTGTGTCACGTTTATTAATTAAAGGAGATCAGTACAATGTCAAGAATAGGAAAAGCCCCAATTAACGTACCAGCAGGAGTAACCATTACAGTAGGTAAAGATAACGTAGTTACTGTAAAAGGCCCTAAAGGCGAATTAACACAAGCTGTAGATGCAGATATCACTATTTCTCAAGAAGATGGTGTATTAACTGTAACTCGCCCAACCGATCAAAAAAGACACAGAGCTTTACACGGTTTATACCGTTCGTTGATCAACAACATGGTTGTAGGTGTTACAGAAGGTTATAAATTAGAACAAGAATTAGTTGGTGTGGGTTACCGTGCCAGCAACCAAGGCAATACGCTAGATTTAGTTTTAGGTTATTCTCACCACTATGTGTTCCAGTTACCAGCAGAAATTAAAGTAACTACCACATCAGAAAAAGGTCAAACTCCTAAAATCATTTTAGAGAGTATCGATAAACAATTAATTGGTCAGGTAGCCGCGAAAATCCGTTCGTTACGTGCTCCAGAGCCTTACAAAGGTAAAGGTATCAAGTTTGTTGGTGAAGTGTTAAGAAGAAAAGCAGGTAAATCGGCTTCTAAAAAAATAATTAAAATGGCAGGAAAAAAATTATCACGCAGAGAGCGTATTAAAAAAGGTATCAGAAAAAGACTTACTGGATCTGAAAACCGTCCACGTTTATCAGTTTATAGAAGCAATAAAGGTATTTATGCTCAAATCATTAACGATGAAACTGGTAAAACTATAGTTGCAGCATCATCTTTATCTAAAGATTTCAATGCTTCTGGCAACAAATCTGAGCAATCAACTGCAGTAGGTAAATTAGTTGCCGAAAAAGCAATTGCAGCAGGTGTTAAAGAAGTTGTTTTCGACAGAAATGGTTACTTGTACCATGGACGTGTAAAATCGTTGGCAGAAGGTGCCCGCGAAGGTGGTCTAGTATTTTAATCATTAAATAAGAGAAATGTCAACTATCAATATAAAAAGAGTAAAAACTAGCGAGATTGAGTTAAAAGATCGTTTAGTGAGCATCCAACGTGTTGCTAAAGTAACCAAAGGTGGTCGTACTTTCAGCTTTTCAGCTATCGTAGTTGTGGGTGATGAGAACGGCGTTGTAGGTTACGGATTAGGCAAAGCTAAAGAGGTTACTGAAGCTATCGCTAAAGGTGTAGACGATGCAAAGAAAAACTTGGTTAAAGTTCCTTTGTTAAACGGTACTGTACCTCACGAGCAAATTGGTAAATATTCTGGAGGTTTTGTATTAATTAAGCCTGCTGCTGTAGGTACTGGAGTAATTGCTGGTGGTGCGATGCGTGCCGTACTAGAAAGTGCTGGTATCCACAACGTATTGGCTAAATCAAAAGGTTCATCAAATCCTCACAACGTGGTAAAAGCTACAGTTGATGCATTAACTAAAATGCGTGATGCTTATACCGTAGCTCAAAACCGTGGTGTAGATTTAAACAAAGTTTTTAACGGATAAGATCATGGCTAAAATTAAAATCACTCAAGTAAAAAGCGTTATCGACAGAAGCGAGCGCCAAAAGAGAACCATGAAAGCTTTAGGTTTATCAAAATTAAACCAAAGTGTTGAGGTTGAAGCTAACGCTGCAATCATTGGCATGGTTAGAAAAGTTAATCACTTGGTAGCTATCGAAGCTATATAATATTATTATCAAAGTTTGCTTAAGATTTATATCTTAGGCAAATTTTTTTTGTTTAATCGTTGTTTCCTGATTAGTGAAAGCGAAGGGGCAACACAATAAAGTTTATAAATGAACTTAAGTAATTTAAAACCTGCAAAAGGTGCAGTAAAAACAAGTAAGAGAATTGGTCGTGGTCAAGGTTCTGGTCGTGGTGGTACTTCAACACGTGGACACAAAGGTGCAGGCTCACGTTCTGGTCACTCTACAAAAGTTGGTTTCGAAGGTGGTCAAATGCCTTTACAACGTCGTGTGCCTAAAGTTGGTTTCAAACCAATTAACCGTACAGAGTACGTTGGTGTAAACTTAGATGTTTTACAAGGATTAGCTGAGAAATTTAGCTTAACTACCGTAAATTTTGCTACATTGCAAGAACATGGTTTAGCTTCAAAAAATGACCTAGTAAAAATCTTAGGTCGTGGAGAAGTTAAAGCTAAATTAGAAGTTACAGCTCATGCTTTTTCTGCAAGTGCGCAAAAAGCAATTGAAGCTGCTGGAGGCTCAATCGTAAAATTATAAAATGAAGAAGCTATTTACTACTTTAAGTAATATTTGGAAAATCCAAGAATTAAAAGAGCGTATCTTATTTACGCTTATGATTCTTGTGATCTATAGACTTGTTTGCCAGGTGGTGTTGCCAGGTGTAGATCCTACGCAATTGTCAAATGCGCAAAAATCGGGTCTATTAGGTTTGTTAGATATGTTTGCAGGGGGTGCTTTCTCTAAAGCATCAATTGTTGCGTTAGGTGTAATGCCTTATATTTCTGCGTCTATTGTGGTGCAGTTATTGGGTATTGCAGTACCTACTTTCCAAAAAATGCAAAAAGAAGGAGAGAGCGGCCGTAAAAAATTAACGCAATACACTCGTTACCTAACAGTAGCTATTACCATTGTACAGGCAATTGGATATGTTAAAACGCAAGTTCCTCAAGAGGCAATTGTAATTAGCCATACCCTTTTCT from Pedobacter sp. SL55 includes these protein-coding regions:
- the rplE gene encoding 50S ribosomal protein L5 gives rise to the protein MAYVPRLKSKYKEEIVGALKDKFQYSSVMQVPKLLKISINQGVGRYSVADKKIIDSSILELSTISGQQAVAAKSKKDISNFKLRKGMPVGVRVTLRDNNMFEFLDRLISVALPRIRDFKGINDKGFDGKGNYTLGVTEQIIFPEINIDKINKILGMDITFVTTATTDVEALELLKQFGLPFKNQKTAE
- the rpsN gene encoding 30S ribosomal protein S14, encoding MAREGVKAREIKRQKLVAKYAEKRAALKAAGDYEALDKLPKNSSAVRLHNRCKLTGRPRGYMRTFGISRVTFREMALDGKIPGVRKASW
- the rpsH gene encoding 30S ribosomal protein S8; amino-acid sequence: MMNTDPIADYLTRLRNAIKANHRIVEIPASNLKKEITKVLFDKGYIANYKFEDTTAQGVIKIALKYNAISKIPAIRTLTRISKPGLRQYAGVENMPRVLNGLGIAILSTSKGVMTDKEAAKLNIGGEVLCHVY
- the rplR gene encoding 50S ribosomal protein L18, with translation MIKMAGKKLSRRERIKKGIRKRLTGSENRPRLSVYRSNKGIYAQIINDETGKTIVAASSLSKDFNASGNKSEQSTAVGKLVAEKAIAAGVKEVVFDRNGYLYHGRVKSLAEGAREGGLVF
- the rpsE gene encoding 30S ribosomal protein S5; the protein is MSTINIKRVKTSEIELKDRLVSIQRVAKVTKGGRTFSFSAIVVVGDENGVVGYGLGKAKEVTEAIAKGVDDAKKNLVKVPLLNGTVPHEQIGKYSGGFVLIKPAAVGTGVIAGGAMRAVLESAGIHNVLAKSKGSSNPHNVVKATVDALTKMRDAYTVAQNRGVDLNKVFNG
- the rpmD gene encoding 50S ribosomal protein L30 gives rise to the protein MAKIKITQVKSVIDRSERQKRTMKALGLSKLNQSVEVEANAAIIGMVRKVNHLVAIEAI
- the rplO gene encoding 50S ribosomal protein L15; the protein is MNLSNLKPAKGAVKTSKRIGRGQGSGRGGTSTRGHKGAGSRSGHSTKVGFEGGQMPLQRRVPKVGFKPINRTEYVGVNLDVLQGLAEKFSLTTVNFATLQEHGLASKNDLVKILGRGEVKAKLEVTAHAFSASAQKAIEAAGGSIVKL